The Streptococcus oralis region TAACGAAAATAACAAGAAATAATCTGTATTTCATATTAAATTCCTCCATTCATTTATTTCACGAACGTTTTAATAGAAGCTTCTAATCCAGAAGAGGAAGGCAAACTACTTTTTATAATACTTCAATCCCCAAATGAGCAGAAGCATGATAAGCAAGCAGAGAACCGCGCCAATATAAGCGATTAATTGTTGGTAGGATTCTCCTGCTGTGATACCTCTATACAAACAGATAATAGACATAAAGCCTGTCAAGCCAATATACATGAGTTGATTGGTTCTAGGACTAACCAAATCATCATCTTCAAACTCTCTTATTCTCATTTCCCTAGTGAGGTAAACAGTAACCAAAATAGAAGCCAAGTTAATAACCACTAAAAGAAATTGGAAAACTAAGGAAAAATTTAAAAACTGACGAGATAGAAATAGATAAGTAGAGACAAGCAAGGGCAACTGACCTAGGAACAATCTCGCAAGGAAGATGTTCCGTTTTTTAGCAAGAAAAGTTTTCATTTCTTTGCTCCTTTCATATATTATTAGACGAAGAACTACACAAACTCACCGGTTCAAAACCTAAGTAGCCAGAAAAAAGAGACAGGTGACAGTAGCATTCATCAAACCATGTACAACTACACAGGAATATAGATTTCTCCGCTTTATATAGAGAATTCCTAATACAATTCCTGACACTAGATGTTGAGAGAGCATTTCTCCGTCATGAGCAAATCCAAAAAGAACAGACGAAAGGATAATAGCAACTATGGGAGAATATTTTTCTAAACTTCCTAAAATGATTCCTCTAAAGAGTATCTCCTCCAAAAGAGGTTGAGTGAAAGTAGTTGACAACCAGAATAGAACTATGTACAAGAAACCACTTGTTTCCAAATGTTGAAAAAAGCTTAAAGAACTTGTATTATCATGGACTTTTCCAAGAACGGTCGTGAAAAATATAAAACCAACTACTAAAACCAGATTAGCCAGATAAGCAAGAACAATCCATTTCAATTCTACCCATTTGATTGGCAAGCAATCTAAAGTAGTCTCATCACCCCATCTCTTAATAAGATATACAAGAATGGTTAAGCATATAAAGAAAGATAGAAAGAAGGCACCAACACTGAACACATCTCCCATCACTCCGTCATAAAATCGTCTCACAACAGTTAATGGTACAACTTGAATAGCAAAAGTAAGTAAAAAACAAGTAATTATTTTTTTAAAGATAGAAATCGTTTTTTTCATAGTTTGTTCTTTTTTCAACTCCTTAACAAGATATTTTTTCTAATTTACTACTTCCACGAACGAAGCCACCGCTTCCTTAACTTGTGATTTATCATACTTCCTGCTTCAACCTTTACACTGCTAGTATAGCACTCATTTTGACCTTGGAATACTCAAATCATAAATGGTCATCAAAACCTCTTGAATTGTTAAAAAATTTAAAAAAGCAAGCATGAAAAACATACTTGCCCTGGGGGAACTTGACAATGTGAAAATACAAAATAGAGAACTACTCACCCTCACTTCCGTATGTTCTCATATATTCTCATAATCGCAACAAGGATAGCAGCTGTCCCACTTGCCAAAGCGATAAGGGTAATGATAATGTTGAGGATTTCAGGCGTACTCCCTATTCTATTGATAAGACGGAGTAGGGATATAACTGTCAACTGAATCAGGAGTATTGATTCTACATTTACAAATGAAGTCTGTCGGTTCTTAACTGCATATAAAAAGGCTGGTAGCAAAACACAGGCTATAGCAATCACAAACAGGTTACTCCCTGTTTCTTCTCCCTTGTTCACCACGGAAATCATGAGAAGATTCGAAGCTATGATCAACGTAGAACAGATGATAAAAAAGGATTTCTTATTCATATAGGATACCTCATATACTATGGCATTTTAATTGATGACTACAGGCAGTACTTCTTTCCACAAATCTTCTAATCATAAACTGACATCGAGTGAATCGTTAAAACCTGACGAAAGATTTGATTTTGGCAGGTGGTATTTAGACTGGTATTGGGATGGCTTTCCACAATTTTCATGACGGTATAGAGACCAACTCCTCTCTCCTCTCCTTTAGAGCTTGCTCCAAAGGAGAAGATTTCAGAAATATCTATTCTCTCTTCTTTGATGGAATTTTCTATGATGAAGGTCTCTTGTGCTCCATTTTTTAAAAAGGCGATTGAAACGTGAGGTTGACTAACCTCTACACTGGCTTCAATAGCATTGTCACAAAGGATAGACACAATAGTCAGAAAATCAAGCAGGCTCATCCCCTCTACCTGAATCTCCTCAGGAACTTCGACATTAAAGACAATCTTCTTATCTCTGGCTTTTAGAAATTTTCCCGCGAGGAGACTTTTGAGGGCTTTATCACGAATATTCACCAATCGACCAAGGTCATATTTATTGTCCTGCAATTTTTCACTAGAATCCTTTAAGACGGAGTCGTAGACCTCTTTTATCTGCTCCATGTCCTCCTCTTCAACGCCCAGACGTAAGCTGGTTAAGAGGTTAGTGTAGTCATGGCGAAAGCTCCTTACTTCCTTGTAAAGTTCCTCTATATGCCGACTATAGCGTTCCATATCTCTGTAGCGCAAGGCCTGCTCTTGGTCCAATCTCTCATGGAGTTTGTCCTTCAAATAGGTATCCAATTTCTTGATAATACCCATAAAAAAGAGTAGGTAAAACACTAGGATGAGATGGCGAACAGTCTTTGATTGGATATCGTATGCATATTCAAAGTAAGACAGATTTTCCATGACTAGAAAGTAGGCCCCCATTATCCAGTTAATCTTAGTCAGGGACTTTTGAAAAGCTTTATCGAGAATCTCCTTTCTCAAACTAGTAAAATCATAGTCCAACCATTTCAAAAAGGCTAGAGAAATGAAGAAATTGAAAATCATTATAAACACCCAAATAAATGAGTATTTGTCATTTATTTGCCCTTGGTCTAAAAACGGAAGCACAAAATAAGAAACACCTCTATAAAAGAGATTCACCAATATCATTGGAAAGAGACCATAAAAGAAAAGGAGTTTTTTAGGAAGGCCTCTTAACAATAAGAAAGATAAGCCGATGCCGTACAAGGGTACCACAAAATAAGATAGGTAAGTATTTCCTACTATATAGTTAATCGTTACAAAAACGACTGCTAAAAGTAACTTAAAAAGAAAAGCTTTAAAAAATCTCTCCAGAGTTAGAACAATTCCATCCACCTTAAAAAATATAAACAATTCCAATCCAGCTATCAAAAATGAATATACTATCTTCCAAACTATTTCCATTACATCACCTCACTCAGTGTAAGTTATTGATGGCCTCAGACACTTCCCTGACCTTATAACGCGCGATCAGGCAACTTCCACCATTGGGAAAGTAAAGCAGTTTTTCTTTCTTATCCAAACGAACTACATTGGCAGGATTGATGAGAAAAGAGCGGTGGCACTGCAAGAGACGGGGCTCCTGCTTGAAAACCTC contains the following coding sequences:
- a CDS encoding sensor histidine kinase: MEIVWKIVYSFLIAGLELFIFFKVDGIVLTLERFFKAFLFKLLLAVVFVTINYIVGNTYLSYFVVPLYGIGLSFLLLRGLPKKLLFFYGLFPMILVNLFYRGVSYFVLPFLDQGQINDKYSFIWVFIMIFNFFISLAFLKWLDYDFTSLRKEILDKAFQKSLTKINWIMGAYFLVMENLSYFEYAYDIQSKTVRHLILVFYLLFFMGIIKKLDTYLKDKLHERLDQEQALRYRDMERYSRHIEELYKEVRSFRHDYTNLLTSLRLGVEEEDMEQIKEVYDSVLKDSSEKLQDNKYDLGRLVNIRDKALKSLLAGKFLKARDKKIVFNVEVPEEIQVEGMSLLDFLTIVSILCDNAIEASVEVSQPHVSIAFLKNGAQETFIIENSIKEERIDISEIFSFGASSKGEERGVGLYTVMKIVESHPNTSLNTTCQNQIFRQVLTIHSMSVYD
- a CDS encoding CPBP family intramembrane glutamic endopeptidase, with product MKKTISIFKKIITCFLLTFAIQVVPLTVVRRFYDGVMGDVFSVGAFFLSFFICLTILVYLIKRWGDETTLDCLPIKWVELKWIVLAYLANLVLVVGFIFFTTVLGKVHDNTSSLSFFQHLETSGFLYIVLFWLSTTFTQPLLEEILFRGIILGSLEKYSPIVAIILSSVLFGFAHDGEMLSQHLVSGIVLGILYIKRRNLYSCVVVHGLMNATVTCLFFLAT